One window of Prionailurus bengalensis isolate Pbe53 chromosome B1, Fcat_Pben_1.1_paternal_pri, whole genome shotgun sequence genomic DNA carries:
- the LOC122468553 gene encoding claudin-22-like, protein MALVVRSVAQLAGISLSLLGWVLSCLTNYLPHWKNLNLDLNEMENWTMGLWQVCVVQEEGGTQCKDFESFLALPAELRISRILMFLSNGLGLLGLLASGFGLDCLRVGETRPGLKKGLLILGGTVFWAAGVATLVPVSWVAHVTVQEFWDETMPEIVPRWEFGEALFLGWSAGFSLLLGGCLLNCVACTTQAAPAPGPYAVVETQCHRQHLEKV, encoded by the coding sequence ATGGCTTTAGTAGTTCGAAGCGTGGCGCAATTAGCTGGAATTTCACTCTCTCTGCTGGGATGGGTTTTGTCCTGTCTTACAAACTACCTGCCACATTGGAAAAACCTCAATCTGGACTTAAACGAGATGGAGAACTGGACCATGGGACTCTGGCAGGTCTGTGTCGTCCAAGAGGAAGGGGGAACGCAGTGCAAGGACTTTGAATCCTTCCTGGCTTTGCCTGCTGAACTCAGGATCTCCAGGATCTTAATGTTCCTGTCCAAcgggctggggctcctgggcctGCTGGCCTCCGGGTTCGGCCTGGACTGCTTGAGGGTCGGAGAGACGCGGCCAGGCCTCAAGAAGGGACTGCTAATCCTGGGAGGGACCGTGTTCTGGGCAGCAGGCGTCGCGACCCTGGTTCCGGTCTCCTGGGTCGCCCACGTGACCGTCCAGGAGTTCTGGGATGAGACCATGCCAGAGATTGTGCCCCGGTGGGAGTTTGGGGAAGCCCTCTTTCTGGGCTGGTCTGCCGGGTTTTCCCTCCTCCTGGGAGGCTGCCTGCTGAACTGCGTGGCCTGTACTACCCAGGCCGCTCCGGCTCCGGGCCCCTACGCGGTGGTAGAAACACAGTGTCACCGTCAGCACCTGGAGAAAGTCTAA
- the LOC122470494 gene encoding putative claudin-24, protein MALVFRVATQLVGLSLSLLGWVLSIITTYLPHWKNLNLDLNEMENWTMGLWQACVVQEEVGRQCKDFESFLALPAELRISRILMFLSNGLGLLGLLASGFGLDCLRVGETRPGLKKGLLILGGTVFWAAGVATLVPVSWVAHVTVQEFWDETMPEIVPRWEFGEALFLGWSAGFSLLLGGCLLNCVACTTQAAPAPGPYAVAEMQIQCLYLENGTADPRV, encoded by the coding sequence ATGGCTCTAGTCTTTAGAGTGGCGACGCAGCTCGTTGGACTTTCGTTATCTTTGCTGGGATGGGTTTTGTCCATTATTACAACTTACCTGCCACATTGGAAAAACCTCAATCTGGACTTAAACGAGATGGAGAACTGGACCATGGGACTCTGGCAGGCCTGTGTCGTCcaagaggaggtggggagacaaTGCAAGGACTTTGAATCCTTCCTGGCTTTGCCTGCTGAACTCAGGATCTCCAGGATCTTAATGTTCCTGTCCAAcgggctggggctcctgggcctGCTGGCCTCCGGGTTCGGCCTGGACTGCTTGAGGGTCGGAGAGACGCGGCCAGGCCTCAAGAAGGGACTGCTGATCCTGGGAGGGACCGTGTTCTGGGCAGCAGGCGTCGCGACCCTGGTTCCGGTCTCCTGGGTCGCCCACGTGACCGTCCAGGAGTTCTGGGATGAGACCATGCCAGAGATTGTGCCCCGGTGGGAGTTTGGGGAAGCCCTCTTTCTGGGCTGGTCTGCCGGGTTTTCCCTCCTCCTGGGAGGCTGCCTGCTGAACTGCGTGGCCTGTACTACCCAGGCCGCTCCGGCTCCGGGCCCCTATGCGGtggcagaaatgcaaattcagtGTCTGTACCTGGAAAATGGAACTGCAGACCCGAGAGTGTAA